The following nucleotide sequence is from Clupea harengus chromosome 17, Ch_v2.0.2, whole genome shotgun sequence.
CTCGTGCTCAACTTTATAGTCGACCCGTGGATGAATCATGTTTTCTCAGTTAGCTTAATTAATTGTACATATgttcaaaatcaaaacaaagccAAAATATTCTGTGAAATATCTGCTCTGAGTTTCCATACGTCTGAAGTGAAGCAAGTTTAATAACGGGTTTTGCCTTTCACATTAACAGGCTGGGAAAGGATCCCTTATGCAGCGAAGCGGGCATAAGGCTGACAGGGAGCAGGGTGCTGAGTGGGAACGCTTGACGGGGTCGCTCCGTGAATCGTACACAGAAACAGTCCCATAGTGACGCCGGATGTCCCTGGGGAATGTGGATTAGACATGCCTCCAGTCAGATGTGTGCAGTGAACGACGGCACGGTGGCCAGCAGAAAGGGTTTAGAGGCTGCTTAAAAGGCACCTAAAAAAAGTCCCTCATAGATGGATATGCCTCTGTACAAATCATCAGCATTATTATAATGTTGTAATTTATATAGACCTCTGCCGTAACAATGGCCAAAGAgaagcttttctttcatttcgcCATAAGACCCTCACTACTAACGACCTTCAATTTAACATTTAAGACACTTCAGGATTAGTAGGCTAATAAATGTTTAACGTATGTATAGAAGCTTAAACAAATATTGTTCCTCTCCATTGTTTCACAAAAAACATGCCGACACGTAGGTTTAACTGGAGGAAAGGGACCTCTCAAAAAATCCCGCCACGCTTCTGTTGAACCCACTCCTAgaaaccggggggggggggggggggggggtcgctgcCCCCTCAGATAAAATGTTTGCCCCCCTCTGGTAaaatttacaataaaaaaactCGCCTGTCAAAATGTACGGTAATAATGCTCAGGGTGTTTATGTtttaaccaaaacaaataaatcaataatgTAATATCTTATTGTATATTTCGTTGACTGATACCACATGACAAAACCCTACCacctaggctacttccattagTCAGCATGCGAACTGAACGGATTTTTTTCCAATCACATTTAATTCACCACGAAGGTTAGGCCTGAGTGtaaaatgaatagaaaaatGATTGCCAGTCACATCATGGTGatttgttctatttctatgaGGAGGGCGTAGTCTATCGGAAACGCCAGGCCAAAGCCTTTGTTTGATATGATGGTAAATGCTAGCACCCCTAAGCAGGGTAAGGCTAATTCACTTCACTGGACAAGTTATGCTCGCCCAAACCAGGctttgctgatgttgacaaatcAGTGATTCTCATAGCGCCATTGCTTTAATCATCTTGTTTTGTTGTAGACTATAACTTGCAACATATGCCATGGCAGATATATGATTTGCAATATGGTATGCAAAGAATGTAGTGTCTAGTCACAGTAAACACCACCATCATTTTCCTCTCTAATTGATTGAAAAGTTTGTGTGTAATAGCTATAAGGGTTCAATTCATCCCTTCATCACTAAACTTTAGTAGCATATTTTTGTTTAGTTTCACGTCTATGGTTGCTAAGcgggacagttttttttatttcaaattagAATAATTAAGTGTCTATCACGATGGtgttgcaatttttttttggcTACACTATGGCAATTTGTGGACATTGTCATTCTTTCATCAACTTAGGTATAGCCTATATTATTGGCCTATACATTATATTTGCGTTTGTTCTGTAAATTGAGTAGTATTTGACAGAGGATGTAGGATGTAGGTTATATTGGCATTCAGTCTCGTACGATCTCTTTGTAAATTACAAATCAAAAGTTCTACTTTCTACTACTACTATGTCCGTCCGTGTCCGCATCCATGTAGCTCAGATCAGTCTAACAGTAGAAAATGTTGGGCTCCTTGAAAATCTCAAATGCCGCCTCAGTCCTTTAGCCGGTCCTGAGGGGACGACGTATGCTGAACAGTGTGTTCCATTCGCCTCAgatgaaaaaaatgacataatTACTGTTAAACCAACAATTTCTGACCCGAACACCTTTACATGTATGCATGACATATACATACTTTATTATGAGCTCCGTTTCTAACAAAACGTGGTGATGCATTTATGCACACTTGGGAACATCTCTGCTTAACATCAGTAAACAAATGATTAATCAAACTATATACTTCCATAAAGAACAGTTTATGGTTGAAGGTGCGCTGTAGAACAACAGATAACAGATATTTCCTGACTTCTTGAAGTTGTACGGCTTTGCAAGATAACTTACCTGTGTGTTCTTACATAGATCAGCCCACATGCTGGTACCATCCCCGCCGCGCATCAGTACGTGATAGGTGAAGAAGTATATTCCCGGAATAGAACAGGTGAATTTCCCAGTTGTTGGATCGTAATGGTTGCCCAGGTTTGTGACCACGTCGTCGAATTTTAACACCTCATAGCCCTCGTGTTGCTTTTTAAGGCCTGCGTAAAAGGCGATTTTTGGAACGGTGCTGTACGTCGCTGCGCTGATCGCCCCCGCGGCGACATTTGGTCCTGGTAGCCCAGCTATTCCTGGGCGCCCCGGGTCCCCTTTTTCACCGTGTGGACCTGGCGGACCAGGTGGTCCTGGTTCACCAGGTGGACCCCTGGGTCCCATCTTTCCCGGCCGCCCCGATTCCCCTTTCGGACCTTGTATAAAAGTCTGCATGAGGTTGTTGTCTCGTACGGTGTCCGAAGATGCCGTGCTTGTCGGTGACTTGGTGCCGTATGGATCGCACACCATCCTGCAGCTGCCGAGCATCTCATAGTGCGCCGAAGTTCCAGCTGAGTTGACCAAGACTGGGATCAGGATCACCAACACCAAGACCATGACGACTCCAAGCACCCCTGCAGCGATCAGTCGCTTCCTGCCGACTAACCTGGTCAGCGCAGGGCGATCCTCTTGTCTACTTTTGGGCGAAATTTTGCTGGTTGATGAGGGACCCttctagagaaaaaaaatcagcaccTGTTTTGCTTTGGTGTTAATGCTAATTGACCCTTTTTGGGCCAAGCCccagttgtttttttgttcttcctcTCCACTTTTGTGCTGATGTTTGCTTATTCAAGTCTCACCAATACTAAAACTTCAGCCCTCTTCAGACTTGTCGCGATCCAGTCGTCAGTGATTTAAGGAAAAACACTGTCCTCAGCATCTCTCCGTGTCTGGGCTCCAAAGCCCTACAACCACGTGTGGATGCGCTTTGTAAGGACGATGACAAAAGCACAAACTTGAGCACCGGAAAAAGCGCGCTATCCTCAAAGCCACACCGACTTCTCTGGAGTCAGACCGAATCCCCCTTAGCCCTTTTAAAGTGTACGTCTGTGTACCAAGACAGATTCAGCTAGCAGGGGAATAGCACAAGAGAGGGGCGTTAGTTTGCTTTCAGACGGAGGTAGATGTCATCGAGATCTTGAGAACGGAGTGTCTGCGAGTTTAGAGTTGTGAGCGCAGCGTCTGagcagaagggagagggagagagagagagaccgaggcgCGCAGTCTTTTAAGAGATGGAAATGCTGCCTGCCCACTGCCACCCTTGCCGCTATCTTGACACATTTCCCTGCCTGACAGCTGTGGAATCAGTCGCAAGGGGAGAGGTGCGCCTTAACGAAAAGACGCATCATGAGCAATCTAATCTTTAGCCCCTTTGTGACTACCATGAATGTGAAAGTAATATTAGGGTCGTGATTATAGCCATGTGGTTATGAAGAGAGTTGTGAAAAGAACCGACTCATATCACAAAGACTAAAGGGACCGATAATTCAACTCGAAAGGTTACATCAGTCATCTTTTTTTTCGTGAAAAGTGCAAAAAGAAAGTCATGGACTGGTTATTGATGACACATTTATCAAACCGGTGTTCTAGGTCAGCGCGCTTAGAAAATATCGGAAATGTTTCTCGACAGAATTGTACAAGTCCCTGAAAATGAGCTCTGAAGGTAACAGAGGGATCATTAAAATGACATTTCTGCCAATATCAAACTTTCCAAAGATGTATTGATCCGCCAGCACACGCAAGCACAAATCATTTCGTGCCCACTGACTCGTGCTGTGGTTTTACTTCACAGATCTGAAGAAGTCGTTGATGTCAAAGTTGGGTGTCGGTGGCAGGGCATTTTCGGAGTTACTTCGATTGACCTACGTGATATTAGATTAACACGAGCTCTGATAAGCGAGTGCTTATCCTAGTCAGTACAAAAAAACGGTATGGCTTCCTTTGTCTTTGAAAACTAATTTCGACACCAAATTAACTGTTATCATTTTTGTTCAAGCATGAGACGAATACGTACCATTTACAGAACCTTTCCATGGGTGGGTCATGTTATCATATGTAGACATAGCCCCCCTTCTCTGCCCTGGACGCCCACCTACTCTCGCTGCCCATTAGGTGGCATGGAGCATGCTCCCCAGCCGATCACAACTGCCCCAAGTGTCCCTCGGCCCCATAAATCAAGCGCTAAAAATCAATGGATTTGGTTAGCAAGGGAGCCATTGTGTCCTTGAGACAGCGTGTTGCATAGCGAAAAGATGCAatcaaaagagaaagaaacagaaaaaagcaTCTGCTTAGGGAAGAAGGGGAcgagaaagcaaaacaaaagacaaaaaagtaaTCAGActgacaaagaaaagaaagaaaatacagAGTGCATTATCACACTAGTTTTGACTGGTGGTGAAACAATGATTTCCTGAAAAGGTCAGTTAGTGATTGTTGTCAGTGATCTTCCATAAGGGGCCATTTAAATACTTAAGAATTAGGACTGACATCAGTGAGAAGCCTTGGAAGAAGGTAGATTGTGTTGCTCCAAAGAGAGATTGAATTTCTGTTAGTAGTGACTGGCCTGTTTATCTGTTTAACTTTGAAACTTGATCCTCCGTTTACATTTCCTGGGGTccaagggtgtgtgagtgtgtgtgtgtgtgtgtgtgtgtgcatgtccgtgCCCTAGGAGAAGATGATGTGTGAACAAGTAACAGTCAACTGTCAGAAAGCTCAAGTGCActgaagaaaagagggaggcagggagcaggagacagaggcagagtgaaggagagagagaacacaaagagATGTGTGAGGCACCCCCTGCTTCATCCTCTGCGCTTCCAAACTGGGCCTTGAATGGTGGACAGatgtgcctgctgtgtgtgtgtgtgtgtgtgtgtgtgtgtgtgtgtggggagagggtgTGAATGTGGAGGACAGACAGGGCCCCTCACCACATATTAGACAGATTAATAAAAATTCAgacagccatgagggacagagGTGTGTCATGACACctaacagacacaccacactttTCCAtccctgtgaacacacacacacacacagagatacacacacacacacagacacacacgcacgcacgcacacacactaacacacacagatacacacttcaGTGGAGACACAGTGCCCAAAGGTCAGCCTTCACACATCTAATCTCCCGTCATAGCTTGAGAGGGCTATGGCATGGCTGCCTATGGTGGGATCACTTTAGGAGTTGTAAGATCCCTCATCCACGTTTCACCTCACGAGCCTCTCCTTCTGTGCTCACCTCCCACCTGTTCTCCTGTCTTCtttctgcatttgtgtttttcttctttaccTTTCATCCTCTCATACGATTTCTGTcagcttctcctctccttctcctctcctgtttatTTCATCCATCCTCCATTTTGTGCACCTCTACCAACCTAGAAGAGATGTTTCCCACTTGGTCCCAAGGAACAGAAGAGCGCTTTGTTTCTCTGAGAGTTCTGGGCTATAAAGCTGATATCCAAAGATTTCAGAAGGCTTAGGGATCCCACATTATAATGTTCCAAGAGGGGACTTTAAAAGGTAGTAGATATTGCAAAACTCCTGTTGACAGGTGTCAATGTTATGTTCTGAGGAAAAACAACTGATCTCGGGACTTCTAAGGTGATATATCTGAGGTGGAAAAACAAATGATCTGAATTTATAATTCTTAGATTTTCTTTGAGGTTTATGTGCTATGAGACGAGAGCCATAGAGGTATCTGTAGGGGTTCTACCAATTCATATATTTTCTTTGTGCCCCTGGCATTAGGTTTTATAGGTATAGTTGTCCCAGTAGTATTTCTGTATTTTTCAAGAAATAGAACCTGGATGATAGCATAAAAGGAGCCAAAAAAAGTTTGATCTGCATAACTACGTCAGCAGAAATATGGCGTTGTGCTGAGTCACTCGCCACAAGTCTGAGAGTACACGTAATGCTCCTTAGACCCCACAACGTCTTCCTTTCTTCAGAGTCTTAGACGCTCACCATTCTCTTACCCCACTGAGATAGGTCATGCCATGTGCCAGACTGATATGGTATCCTGcactctctttcaaacactccttaaagataaaaaaaacacacttataTAGCACGTGCACAATTCTGCTGTGGCCAATTTGAATTCCATTTACTCTATTGAGTAAAATAGCATTATGGACATATCTATCCACATATTTGTAAAAGAGAACAATAAATGAGACACAGTACAGACAAAAGTTGACTTGCACAAAAATGATTGCTTTACTTGAAAGAGGCCAGCTAAAAAGTAGACATGTATCAATACATCCATGGTGCACAGTTCAATGGTACATAGAGTTCGAATGATTACATTCTGTCATCAGTTTACTGATGAAATGTTTCAGGACCCTTTTCAGAAGATAAAAAAAGTAAGTGTAAAATAAGTGTAACACTTTCAGGACCAGACTAAAATCAACACAAGGTCTTACTATTGTCTCAACACACATTTAGAAAGTAGTGGCCCAACAACAATACAGTGACTCTGCCCCGGTCCCAAAAAAAAGGCAAGCGCCTCTGTTGGACGTGGACAATGGACATGCCCGGTCCATTGTTACAGCAACATGTCGGCCATCGGAAAACGAGACGGCGGAGCTGGGGCTGTGCAGAAAACAAGCAATTTTTAAAACACCGGCGTCCACCGAGCGAAACCATTCCTATCTCTGTAATGGCTGACAACGGCAAGCAGGGGAACAGacaggagccccccccccaccataccaccacccaaccccaccctcgGGAGACCGCACGAAAAAACCTCTTTGCAGACGGAGTTAAGACCCCCTAAACCCTGACCAAAATCCCCTTCCGCTTATGCAACAGCCGTGCTGAGCAAAGCCCAGGCGTGGCGACGGCAGTGCTGCAGATCGCTCTAGTGAGAAGATGGGTCTGTCTTGCCCACCCGGCGTTGTTTTGTGGAGGGCTCAGATCAAGCCAGGGTGGGGGAATCGGCTAATACCTCTCCAGAGGGACCTGGGCCTGAGGCTTTTGTGTGGCATATGCAATGGATACAAAATAATTAGTAGCTCCTCAAGTCAagagcaaaacaacagaaaatgaaagTTTGTTCAAATTCTAAGGTGTCGTGACATAAGGAACTGTTGGATGTGTTTCGTGTTGTGTGGAGGTTAATCTCTGGACAAATTGCTTTGGATTCATCTACAAGCATTTACAGATAGAGACACTGTTTGTGGTAGACCACAGAAACTAAATTCACATGCAATTGCATTGTATTTAGGTGAAGGCCACTTGTTACAATAGGGGTTGGTTAAGTAGGTCCATTTAGAAATATACAGACATTTGAAAAATAAAGGACTGCTCGAAGCTTTGAGTGACACAGTGGgcagcagtaaaaaaaaaacacacaaagtgtaACATGATTAATACAAGCAGTATaaaatgtctttttctctgtgatgataggataaataaatagaaaggCACATGCAGTGAGGTCCAGCTTGGACAGGCCCCAGCGTTCttcgcttcttcttcttctcttctctccccctcacttgTTCTTGGCGGCCAGCGGCTTGCGGCTGATTTTCTTGGATTTGTCGTTGTTCTTCTTCGGGGGCTCAGGGTTGGCCTGCATGTGTCGCCCGTACAGACTGTGGAGAGAAGCACACTTCATTTAGGGGCCACGTCGTTTTACAGGCCAGACAGAAGCTGCAGCTGTGGGAGATCATCTGGATAGACACGACAAACATCCCCAATCATCTGGATAGACATGACAAACATCCACAATCATCTGGATAGACATGACAAACATCCACAATCATCTGGATAGACATGACAAACATCCACAATCATCTGGATAGACATGACAAACTTTAGGAGATTTGATACGTGATCGCGTGTTCAGATCATGTTTTTTAAGTTAAGGCAATAACAGTCAATATTCTGTGATATACAGTAATGTAGAAAATATTAACATCTGACCAAGCTCTTGTGTCTAGATGGGATTTTTTTCTATAATTTAGATTGCACTTTTTACAGAAATAAATCCGTTTTTTGAGCACAGTGTAAATACAATAATATGATCATCTGTAACACAAATTCAAACAGATTTTGTGCATTAATATCAATCAACAATTGGAGATAAAGAACCCAAGGGCCACTCCATCACGGTGCATGGAAGTGCTGTTTGAGGCGTGGAAATGAAACACAATCTCATTTACGATGCCGTGCAGGCAGATTCACCCTACAGCCTGCCTGCTCAATTCAGTGCTTAACAGAGCCAGCTGTGTGCTCTCCTCAAGCAGAGAAAGGCTCCCAGCACAGAGCTGCCATTATACTGATAGAAGGCCCCACCCTATAGGCCCAGAGAGGctaagaagaggagagagagacagagagatagagagagacagaagagagtggagagacagatagagagagagagagagagagagagagagagagagagagagagagagagagagagagggaaggtcaAAAGAGATAGCAaagggaaggaggagaaagagagagcgaaggagaggagacaggcaAACAAGAGGACAGAGACGGAAATGGGTGAAGGAGGGTACGAGTCGTTTCCAGtccactgctcctctctctcgctctgtgtgtgagagccactCATGGGTTCTGTAAAGTGACAAAGAGGAGaagtgagtgagcaagagaaagagagagagagagaaagaaaagaagggagggagggagagggagagagagaagagacatgcGTCTGAGAGGGTCAGCAGACAAGAGCCTGAGCAAACACGGTTCGaaaacagagaaataaagaatGAGAAGAAAGAATTGAGTAATGAGCATGCACGTATAACCCTCAGGTTAAAGGGAGAGCCGGCGAGCAGGGCTACGATACAGTGAGGAGCCTGGTGGCAGAGTCCACGTGCTGGTTGTAGAAAGCACTGATTGatgctccgctcctct
It contains:
- the c1ql3a gene encoding complement C1q-like protein 3 translates to MVLVLVILIPVLVNSAGTSAHYEMLGSCRMVCDPYGTKSPTSTASSDTVRDNNLMQTFIQGPKGESGRPGKMGPRGPPGEPGPPGPPGPHGEKGDPGRPGIAGLPGPNVAAGAISAATYSTVPKIAFYAGLKKQHEGYEVLKFDDVVTNLGNHYDPTTGKFTCSIPGIYFFTYHVLMRGGDGTSMWADLCKNTQVRASAIAQDADQNYDYASNSAVLHLEPGDEIYIKLDGGKAHGGNNNKYSTFSGFIIYAD